The nucleotide window ATTTGAACATCTATTGTCTCAAAGGTCTCGCTATCCATCAATTGGATTTGATCACCAGTAATTGAGATGATTTGTCCTGATCTTTTATCAATCAGCGGAATGTGTACCTGCATTGATACAGGGCTTACGTGTGGGCGTTTTTGTCCATCAAAGATTCCAACACCTACTATTCTTGCCTTTGCTGCGCCGTGCTTGCCTGGCTTGCTGGTATCATATTCAATGATTCTGCATGGCTCACCGGATGGCTGGTCAGATACTGGGAGTAAAATGTAAGAGCCGATTTTTAGTGAACCCAAATCCGCAGGCTTGCTCATACTGTGACCAATTTATGCTCAGTATTTAATATTTATGAAGAAGATCGGGATCACTTTAGTTTTTCAAGAATTGATAGGCCGACCAAGTTGTTCATTGTGATTCCTTTTCTGCAAACGTTTCTTCTTGTCTGCTCGCAATACTTGTTTACACTTTGATGGCTTTTTTGGCTGGACACTTCCAATACCACGATGTGATCCTTGTATGGAAATGTGAATTTTGATGGCTCACTTGAATAGGACAGAATGTTGCCAGTGCTTGCCTTGCGAACATGATCGTTTTTTGATACCACCATGGCAAGATCGGAAATGTCCTCATCGGATTTTGAATACTCCATGTAATATACAGAGACAAAGTTCATCGTGCCATCCACGTCGCGCTCAAAAAGCTCGCTGTTTGTGTTAAAGACAAACGAGGTCTTGGGCTGTTGGTATTTTTCAATGTCTTTGGTTATTTTGGAGTCATCGTTGAATTTTGCCAATAGGTAATGATTTGCATGTGCGGGAAAATACGGCTTGCTGTCCTCAGAAAATGTGGCAGTCACAAAATACATGCTTTCTATGTTTTTTGATTCTTGCCAAGACTCTTTGATCTCAATTGACTTGTGGTCATGCATGTATGGAACGCATGCATATCCATCCAGGATGGTTTCTGACACTGCAAAAAATGCGTCTGAGAGATTATTTAACGCTTTTTTGATCTCTAAAAATTTGGAATCAAGTTTTGCAAGAATTTTCTGATTTCCTTATCAATACCTATTTAATAGAAGCACATGCGAAATTTTTTGTCCCAGCCTAGCTCAGCCTGGTAGAGCTTCCGGCTGTAGTGGTTGGCCATCGGCTAACTGTAATCAGCCTACTAGGCGCACAGATACCGGAGTGTCGAAGGTTCAATTCCTTCGGCTGGGACTACACTCCTTTGTCAAAACCAGTCTACAAAATATTCAAAAGCCACTTGTTTTCCACGTATTGTGATGAGTGGGGAAGCATGGTCGAACTTGGACAAAGTAGACCAAAAAATTATTGAGATACTGAACACCAATGCTCGCACTCCCTCAAAAGACATTGCCGTAGAATTAAGAAAGTCAGGCCACGACGTCTCAGATAGGACAATTCGAAAAAGAATCGAACGACTGGAAAAATCAGGAATCATCAAAGGCTACAAAGCAGTACTATCCGATGTTGCAGAATCCAATGAGCATGAGGCAGTATTCCTAAAATTCAAGGCAACAAAGTCACTAGAAACCCTAAAAGAGTCGGTCCGTGAACATGTGGCTTCTTTACCATATTATTTGATGATTGCAAACATGGACAGTGAATGGAATATGCTAGCCATTCTAAAAGTAGAGCGAGGCCTCAAAAACCCATCATCTAAAATCATAGAGCGATTTTCAGAGGACATAATTGATTACAGAATCACAAAGATTGATTTCAAAAATGTGAATATCGTAAATATGGCACTTTTACTTCTTTGACAAAGAAAATTCAGATTCTGCAGTAGCTAGCGCATCTTTGATCTCTTTTATGGTAAATGGCTTTTGAATAAAGGCCAAAACGCCTGAGCTAATAGTGTCCTTAACGCGCTTTGTTGTCTTTTCATCTGCGGTAATTAGGATGATTTGGGCATCTGGCTTTTCTGATAGTATCTTGTTTGCAATGATATCGCCGTTTGTGTCAGGCAGACTCATATCAAGCAGGATGATCGGATTTGACTTGAGCATCTTTTTGCATCCTGCCAGTCCATCATTTCCGGTATAATACGAGTGGATGTTTGTGTGGCCCAAATTATTCAGATAGCCCTCAATCTTTAGGACGATTGCCTTGGAGTCATCAACTATTATGATTGGCCTCGTTTCCGATACGGTTTCTTCTAATGAGTGCTCTTTTGATTTCTCAAATGCATCCTTTGCGTTGTCATATTTTCCCGCCTTGAGAAAACATTTTGCTGCGCACAAAAACGCCGACTTGGCTGCATAGTTTTTCTCTTTTTTTGCATGCGCAAAGAAAAGCTTGCCGGCCTCTATTGCTTCATTTGATGAATCTTTGTTTTGTCGGTTTTTGCATTCGGATGCCAGAATCAAAGACAACGCCGCCTTGACGGGGTCAGACTTTTTTATGGAATCGGCAATGCTGGTTAGCATGTTGTATGCTGCCATGTTCTGATTGTTTCTAAGATGCATTAGTGCCAAATCAAAGTCAGGCTTTTTTGTTGCCATGAGGAATTCTTGGTGGAATTATTCTAATATACTAGGTGTTGAAGCAAAAAAACACATTCAGACAAAAAGTTTGATCAACCACATGGCAGCATATGCCATGCCAGCGCTTGCCGGAATTGTGATTATCCAAGCCCAGACAATTCTTTTTCCTATTCCCCACCTAACTGCAGTGAGTCTTCTAACAGAGCCTGCACCCATTATAGAGCCAGAGATTCCATGTGTGGTGCTAGCAGGAATTCCTGCATGCGCCAAAACTGCCAGAATTGTTGCACCTCCAGTCTCTGCGGCAAATCCTTGGTATGGCTTTAGTTGGGTGATTTTTACTGCCATTGTTTTTACTATTCTCCATCCTCCAAAGAAGGTTCCAAGTCCTATTGCAGCTGCTGCCATCACTATGACATAGAATGGAACCTCAAAGCTTGATGTTATTCCCTCGGTAAGTAAGATCAATGCAATTATTCCCATTGTCTTTTGTCCATCGTTTGCCCCATGAGTCAGTGAGAAATACGTAGAGGATACCAGTTGTAGTCTTCCAAACACAGAGTTGACTTTGCCAGGCTTTCTTTTTGCAAATGCTGTAATTATTATGGTTGCAATGCCGAATGCAACAATAAACCCAACCACTGGCGAGACCACTATGCCAATTGCGACCTTTTGCAGCCCATCAAATAGGATGGCATGTGTGCCAACCCCCGCAATTCCCGCACCAATTATTCCGCCAATCAAAGCATGACTGCTAGATGAGGGAAATCCCCATAGCCAGGTGATTAGATTCCAGATGATTGCGCCAACCAGTGCACCAATCACGATATGGATTGTGACAAAGTCAGGATTTATGATGCCCTTGCCAACTGTGGTTGCCACTGCGACTCCAAACAAAAACGGCCCAATAAAATTTGCAGCGGCTGCAAGACTTACTGCCTGGAGTGGTTTTAGGATTCTGGTTCCAACTACGGTTGCAATAGAGTTTGCCGCATCATGGAAACCATTGATAAAATCAAAAAATAGTGCTGCCAGTATTGCGGCTATTGCAAGCTCGTACATATCACGTATATTTTAGAACAATGTCTTCAATTACATCTGCAACATCAAGACACCTATCTGATGCTGATTCTATTGCCTCATAGATGTCCTTTAGTTTTATTATGGTGATTGCATCGTTTTTCTCAAACAATTCTCCAACTGCTGTTCTGTACAGATCATCGATGTTGTGCTCAATGTCGCTAATTTTTCTGCAATGATCAATTAGTGATTTATCCACCTTGACTGTTTTGAGTCTAGAGATCAACAGCTCGACTTCCTTAATTGCATTTAGCAGCTCTTTTGCTATATCTAGCATGTATGGTGGGGTAGATGTCACATGATAGCTCTTGATCCTGCCTGCAATTCCTTCGATATAGTCAATCACATCATCTGTCTTTGATGCGATTCTTTGAATGTCCTCTCTGTCCAAAGGAGTAATGAATGTCTTGTTTAACTCTGCAAAAATAGAACGGGTAAGCTCGTCTGCTTCGCGCTCTAGTTTTTTTATCTCTTCTTGGTAATGCGAGGACTTGTCCATGTTTGCCAGCAGATTTACCAGCTGCTCGGCAGTCTCTTTTGCTTTGATTGCTAAATTATCTAGAATTGTGAGAATTTCCTTTTCATTTGATTTTACCCATGATAGCCATTGACCCATGTTTGGACTCGAGATTATGGTGATTAAAGTGTGTTCTACATGTTCTATAGTCTGCTATATAGATGAAGATCGCACTTACGATCAGCAACAAAATAGTTTTTTTATCATGCAAAAAACCAAAAAGCCATGAAACGTATCGAGGCGATCATACCATCAAATCGTCTCAACCTAATAGTTGCGGCAATCGAGGAGATGGGTGTTAGTGGAATCACCACAATAGAATCAAAGGGTAGAGGAAAGGCAGCCCGTCCTTCACTTAGGAGCTCACGCGGGACCAGCACCCAGATTGCAGAATACAACAGTTTGATTACCATAATCACAATAGTTGAGGATTCTCGAGTTGATCAGATCATTGGTACAATCTTGAATGTGGCAAGCACTGGCTCTAGTGGGGATGGAAAAATATTCATCTCATCAGTTGATGATATAATAGATATCCAAACCAAGAAAAAAGACATCGTCTAGAATTTTATTGGATTTAGATCGTAGACTGATTTTTTTGTTTTCTGCTGTAATGTCGGCAGATATTCTAGAATGCAGAAATTAACAAAGTCGCTAAATGACTTTATTTTGTAGTTTTCTTGGAGCGATTGTTTGTTTTGCTCATAGAACTCTTCGACCTTTGTGAGTGTGAATTTTTGCAGTGGTACCAGCCTGCTTCGTCTTGTTTGAGGGATGGTGGGCTCTAGTTCTTTTTGTCCTTCCAGTGTTTGCATGTCTACAATTTCTGTCATCTCGGAGACAAAGATCTTGCCGCCATCTGATGGCTTGATCCCAGAAGATTGGGAGATTATTCGAATTACCTTGTTTGCATCCACATCTGGGACGACAAGCTCGACTTTAATTAACGGGATGCTCTTTAGGTTGGTACTTCCAATCTTTGAGCCTTTTTGGCTATCAAATATGTCATTGTTGGAGATTTCGTGCTTTGCTATCAGAAATGTGCCTACCTTGGAGAGTTTGTCTTTTAGTGTGACAAAGTTTTGCGAGCGGATTATTGCCTCGATTTTCTTCATTTCTACGGATTGATTATTGCGCGTCCCAGAATTTTGCGTGACTTGAGGTCCTCTAGTGCAGTGTTTGCATCAGATAGTGAGTATCGTTTTGATACGATGGGATTAATCACGCCTCTTTTTGCCAAATTCAAAAGCTCAATCATGTCGTTATAGTTGCCAGTGTATGCGCCCTGTATCGTTATTGCCTTTAGTGGAATTGATACCAATGACAAATCAATAGAGCCTCCAAACAGACCCACCAGTGTCATTATTCCTCGCTTGCGAATCACTGCAAGGCCCATCTTTACCGTTGGTGGTGCATTTACAAAGTCAATTACACAGTCTGCACCCTTGCCATTACATAATGACATGATTTTTTGGACTGCGTCGGGATCTTTGGAATTCACCATGTGGTCTGCGCCAAGCTCCTTTGCAGCCTGAAGTTTTGCATCATCAATATCAACAATTATGATGTTTGCGTTTGTGATTGCCCTTGCAATCTGGACGCCCATCAAGCCCAATCCACCTGCGCCAAAAATCACCATGTTGTGCTGAGAGGTGGCATTTGATTTTTTGACTGCAGTATATGCCGTAAGACCAGAGCATGCCAATGAGGCTGCGCCATCCAGATCAATTCCTGTGACTTTGGCTAAAAACTTGAAGTGTGGTACCAGCGCATATTCCGCATAACCACCATTTTGAAAAACACCCATAGAGCGAGGCGCGTCACATAAATTGTCATTTCCCACGCGGCATGCAACGCAGTTTCCGCATCCAATCCACGGATAAACCAAGACATTATCGCCAACTGCGATTCCCTGAACGGATGAGCCTATCTCTGATACGGTTCCTACAATTTCATGCCCCGGTATGACTGGGAATTTTACGCCCCTATCAGTTACCTTCATGAATCCATCACCAGTGTCATATCCACCTTCCCAGAGGTGCAAATCAGAATGGCAAACGCCCACTGCCTTTACCTTTACTAGTACTTCGTTGTCTTTTGGGTGTGGTGTTGGAACATCGGATATTTCCAGTGCCTTTTGTGGTTCCATGATTCGGGCTGCTTTCATCAGATCAGAGCAACCACACTTACAATATAAGAGTTGACAGAGCGTGGCAAAAAAGTAGAGCCTTCAAGTATTAGTAGATAGGACGAGAACTTTGCTTGTTGAGTGAAAGCCAAGTAGACAACATTGCTCAGGCACCAGTAAACATTTTGTTTAATCCCAACACGGTGATAAAAAAAGACGTCTGGGAGATTAACATCGTCCAGATTCTAGAGATACTAATCAAAATTCTCAAAAAGGCTGGCAAAAAAGACCTGCGAGTAGCAGGAATGGCTGCCCTTTCCTCCTCACTAATCCACAGAATGAAAGTAGAGCGAATATTTGCACTGCAAAAAGCGGCAATGGAAAAAAAGCCACTAAATCAAAGGTCAGACATCGACATTCAGTTACTGAACATTCCGTACCGCCACGAATCCACATATCCAGTTACATTAGAAGAGCTAATGGATCTACTGGAGAATCTAATCGGTACAATTGCAAACCCAAGATCACGCAAGGGCGGTCAGTTAAGATTTGAGCCAGTAGAGGTTCCGGACTTTAAGGAATATTTTGTATCACTTGAGAGCATAATTGGAAAATACGAGGAGTTGATCTTGCGCAAACTAGATGTGCAAGGATTTGGTTTTTTGCAGGCAATAATTGCAGACTTGGATTCGACTGATTCTATTAGGTGCTTTTTTGCCATCCTGTTTTTGGCTCGAGACCAAAAAGTCGACTTGGAGCAAGTAGATGAAGACATCAAAATCACCATACTGCGGGAGAACCTTGGGGCATGAAGGTAGAGGACGACAATGAGGCAACCTCAAGACTGGAGGCAGCACTATATTCTGCTGGCAGGCCGCTTAGTGTTGAGGAGCTAATCAAGGCATCAGGCACGGAATCCAGGACAAAGACGCTTGCCATCATATCAGCAATAGAAAAAAAGACAAAGTCAGCATTTAGGGCAATAGAGATAGCCACACTCCCAGACGGCTCATACGTGATGCAGCTAAAACCAGAGATGAACGATACTGTGCGCAAGTTCGCATCCCGCCCAATTCTTGCCAAGGCAACACTCAAGACATTATCATATATTGCATACATGCAGCCAATCTCCTCAAAACACCTAGTCGAAACAAGGGGAAGCGGTGTATACTCTCATCTCAAAGAACTAGAGCAACTTGACTTTATCTCTCACCAAAATGTCGGAAGGCTCAAAATATTCACCACCACTTCCAAGTTCCAGAAATATTTTGGAATCAGTGGAGACACGGACATTCTAAAACAAATCCTGTTCAAAAAGCGTAAAACCACACCATCACCGCAAACAATAACTCAGCAAGCCTGATTTTATGCGCCAGACTGGCGTTGTGTATAAATTAGAGTTATTCAAAGCCAACCTGTGAAACTATCAGTTGAGAATCTTGCAACAAGCAAGATAACAGGCGGAAGACGAGTACCACTAAAGACCAGACGAAAATATGACATGGACCGATTTCCAAACGAGGCAGTAAGCGGCCCTCAAGTAACTGTAACAAGACAGGTTCGCGCAAACCACACAAAGACAGGCCTCAAAACAATTGATACTGTTAACCTTGCAATTGCTGGCGGCAAAGTAAAAAAGACAAAAATTCTCAAGGTTTTAGAAAACGCAACAAACAGCGACTATCAAAGACGCGGCGTAATATCAAAGGGCGCAATTTTAGAAACAGAAGACGGAAAATGCCGAGTTGTGTCAAGACCTGGACAGCAAGGCCAAGTAAATGCGATTTTGATAAAGTGATTAAATGAAAGATTACGAACATGTCGTAATCTGGCTGGATTATTTTAACAAAAACCTGACAATACGTGCAGGTAGACGACTGCCAAAGGAAAAGTGTATTTTTGATCCTTCGCTAAAAGAGCTGCAAGACGCTGCAACCGATGCTGGACTGCAAATAAAGGAATCAAACGACAAGGCAAGATTCCCTAGAAGAGCGTTTGTCAGATCAGGATACATCAGCGTACCAAAGACAACCCCCAAGGGAAAGATTCTGGAAAAAATTTCAGCCAAGATGGTTTCAAAAAGAGCAAAACAATCAAAATAAGATCGACCCTAGCTACTAGCTAAAGTAAAGTTGACAGAAGTCTATGATTAGCAGAGAATCATTTTTGTAAATAATTGCAGGAGGTAGGGGAAATCATACACTTAGCCAATAGTGGCCGAGTCATTATACGACTCAGAAGACCACTAGAAGAAGGCGACTACATTTGTGACGACTCTGGCAGAAGAATTGGCAGAGTCACAGAACTAATTGGCCCTGTGGCAGCCCCATTTGCGTCTGCCATATCTCTGACAAACAACATCAAAAAGTATGTCGGGTCTAATGTGTACTTCCTTGAGGAACCTGTGATGAAGCGAAACAAATCAAGGAGATATAGAAGATGAACATAACAGAACTAGAAACATGCTGCCCAGAATGCAAATCATCTTTAGTAGATGACATTCACAGTGGCGAGCGAATCTGTTCCATGTGCGGAATTGTCGTCATGGAACAGCTGGCAGACTATGGCCCAGAATCAAGAAGCTCAAGCCTTGAAGAAAAAACAAAGCTCACGCGCGCAAGCGGTCAGACAACTTTTTCACAACACGACCTTGGTATCGCAACAGAGATATCCATTTCCACAAAGGACTTTTCTGGAAAAACAATCAACTACCAAGTTGCAAATCAGATGCACAGCCTTCGAAAGTGGCAGCAACGAGTACGGATCTCATCCCCAAGGGAGAGAAGACTTGCAAATGTGCTATCCATGATAGGAAGCACATGTCAAGGACTGTCACTCTCAAGTAATGTCTTGGAGACTGCATCAATGATTTATCGCAATCTGGATTCCAAGATGGAAGTCAAAGGAAAATCTGTTGCATGTATTGCAGCTGCCGTAATTTACATGGCATGTAAGCAATGCGATGTCGTCAGATCTCTGGACGAGATCTGCAGTGGAACTGGCTCAAACAAGGACCTCAAGATGAGGACCAAGTTGTCGGCAAAATACTACCGCATGCTAGTCATGGAGCTAGGCTCTATCACAGCACCAGTCATAACCATGGACAAGTACATCTCCAAAATCTCGAATCTGACCAGCACGGATGTTCGAGTGGAGAGACTTGCTTTGGAAATAGCTGAAAAGACAAAAGACAAAAACGTAGCAGACGGCAAGGCTCCAAACGGAATTGCCGCAGCTTATCTGTATATTGCATCCATACTATTGGGGCAAAATGTCTTGCAGCGAGACGTATCTAGTGTGGCCGGAGTAACCGAGGTCACCATTAGAAACAGGTGCAAAGAGATTCTTTCAGGATACAAGCTAAACCTGACACTAAGACCAAGTTTTGCCAAAAACTAACTCTTTTTCTTTTTTGTTTTTTGTGATTAGGATCAGCTAAAATTCGTCGGGGTTATATACAGAAACAAAACATTGCGACAATATGGCAGTCCTAGAAATCAAAGACTTGCACGTACAAAGAGAGGGAAAGCAGATTCTCAAGGGAGTCAACCTCAAGACAGGCCCAGGTGAGGTCCATGCCATCATGGGCCCAAACGGATCAGGCAAGTCCACACTAGCATACACCCTACTAGGACATCCAAAATATGAGGTGACTCAGGGAAAAATTATCTTTGATGGAGAGGATGTTACCGAAGCATCAACTGATGAGCGGGCAAAAAAAGGACTCTTCCTTGGATTCCAGTACCCAACAGAAGTTTCTGGCGTAGGTTATTCTCATTTTCTTAGAACATCATACAATGCTTTATCCAAATCATTGCAAAGCAGCAACAGAGAAGTGTTCATCACAGTAAGAGAATTTCAAAATTATCTAAAGAAAAATCTGCAGACAGTCGGGCTGCGAGATGACTTTTTGGGTCGATACCTAAATGAGGGATTTTCTGGCGGTGAGAAGAAACGCTCCGAAGTACTACAGATGGCAGTGTTAAAGCCAAAGGTCTCAATACTAGACGAGCCAGACTCGGGCCTTGACATTGATGCAGTACAGGCAGTGGCAAAGGCAATCAATGATGTTTCCACTCCAGATGCAACTATCATAGTGATTACGCATTATGCAAGAATTCTGAACTTTCTCAAAAAGCTGGATTATGTGCATGTGTTTGCACATGGCAAGGTGCTCAAGTCAGGCAATGCAAGCCTTGCACAAGAACTAGAACAGAAAGGCTATGACTGGATCGTCAATGCATAGTTGCAGTATCATATTCTAGTAGAATTTCATAGGGATTTTGTTTTTGTGGATGGAAATCAGATCACAGTTGGTGTAAAATCAAAGCCGGTTGGAGGTGAGGCAAACTATGAAATCATCAAAAAGCTGGCAAAACACTTTGGTGTTTCTTCTGCGAATGTAATTATAAAATCTGGTCACAAATCAAGCAAGAAAATCATTGAAATCATCTAAGCCTAGAATTCAGTTTTTGCTGGTGTTCCTTTTCTCGTCGCTCCAAGTCCTCATATTCCACCATGCAGTAATAATCAAAAATTTTCATCTTTTTTGCTTTGGCCTCTGACACATATCGTATAATGTCCGATACCAGCATTCCTTGGGCTGCTAAAAATGCCTCATCTTCTTTTCCGAGTCTTTGATATGCTTCGGATTTTGCAGATGCCGCATCACTTAGCTTTTCTTGTTTTTGTACATCATCATAGTATGATATGGATTCATCATATTTTCCCAAAAACGAAAGTGTCAGGGCCTTGTTGAGAAGCGATGTGATGTTGTTTGGCTCCACTCTTAGTGCCATGGAGTAATAGTTTAGGGCATCAGTGTGTTTTCCCACCTCGTTGCAGGCCAGGCCTTTGCTGTTTAGGGCCCAAGTGTGTGTTGGGTTTTTTATCAGCAGTTTATCACAATACGGAATTATCTGATCATGCCTTCCAAGTCTTTCCAGTGCCAGAATTTTGTTTTTGAGTGCATACTCGTCAAACTCGTTTAAGTCAAGCACTGCGTCACAGCACGACAATACTTGATCAAATTTGCCCAGATTCAAAAATGCAGTTGCCATGTTTTGCAAAGCAACCATATCTTTTGGATCAGAGTCAAGCATCTTTTGACAAAACGACACGATCTCATCCCATTGCTTATCGGAATGAAGTTTTTTGATTACATCGATCGGATTTCCAATATACGCCAATATGGTACAATCAGCCAAGGACACACATTAAGATTTCAAAATTAGGCGCTTGCCTTGCTTGAGTTTTTCATGTATTTCTATTACAAAATGAAACACTATCACTTTGGCAAACACCACACCGGAAATCAGTGCAATTGTTGTCTGTCCCAAATACAGTAAATATGCCGTAACGCCAGCTGCCGTCATTACTTCTAGTGCTGTACAGGTACAAAACCAGAGTAGTTTTTCCCTTTTCATCATATCATATAGGTCAGGATTTCAATTAAAGATTCATCCAGATTGTGATTTTCTAAATTATCGTTAAATATGGTAAGCCAAAAACAAAAGCAATGTCAGAGAATAGAATGTTTTTCAACTTTTCATTTTTTAAGATAGACCCAAAGTGGCGCTGGATGGCAGATCTAGCAAAGGAAGAATCAGCCAAGGAAATAGAGCAGGTAATTAGAAACTCCAAGATAAAGTGTAGAACATATTCTACACTGGGTCTAAGAGACGATGCCGAGTTTTTGCTCTGGTTTGCATCCGAATCAGTAGAAGAGATTCAGAGTGTCATCTCTAAAATATACAGTACTGTCTTTGGCAAATACATCATACCATCTCATGTGTATCTATCATCCACAAGGCCATCCATTTACGCAAAGACTGGCAAAGCACTATCGTTTGTTGCAGGAGAAGAACCAAAGAAATACACCGTTGTATACCCATTCATCAAGACAAGGGACTGGTATCTTTTGCCACTAGAGCAGAGAAAAAAAATGATGGATGAGCACATTGAGGTAGGTCACAAGTTTCCTCAGGTCTCACTAAACACAACATACTCGTTTGGAATTCATGATGAGGACTTTATGCTGGCCTTTGAATCAGATGATCTTCATGCATTTCAGGATTTGATAATGGAGCTTAGAGAGACACAGGTCTCCAAGTATATTGAAAAAGACACTCCGATGATTGTGTGCGTCAAAAAAGACATCATTCCCCTGATTGCAAGCTTGGGCTAGTGTAGTCTCAGGACTGCAAATCTAGGATAGACATAAATCCAAATTCATAGCCGAAAAATCCAGATCATACCTTGAAATATCGAACACTAGGAAAAAGCGGAATCAAAGTATCTGAGATAGGATTTGGTGCATGGACTATAGCCTTGGACTGGTGGGGCAAAAAAATCGAAGACGATGAAGCCAGAAGAATGCTCAAGCGAGCATATGATCTTGGGATTAATCTCTTTGAGACTGGTGATATGTACGGAAAAGGCAAAAGTGAGAAGCTAATCGGCGAGGTATTTCGAGGAATGCGGGATGATATTGTGATTTCCACAAAGTATGGCTACGAGTTTGAGGGCGCAGCCCAGATAGGCCACTCGGAGCTGCCACAGAGATTTGACCCATTATTCACAGAGCATGCCTTGAAAAATAGCTTGGCAAGGCTGCAAACAGATCATATCGATGTTTACGGATTGCACAATCCAAAAATGTACCACATACAGGACGATGTCATTTTTAATACTTTGGATAAAAAAATCAACGAAGGTGTAATTGGCACATACCAAATAGCACTGGGTCCGGCAATAGGCTGGACCAAAGAGGGACTAGCTGCAATGGAGCGCAAAAACGTCTCTGCCGTCCAGACAGTGTATAACAT belongs to Candidatus Nitrosotenuis cloacae and includes:
- a CDS encoding chromosome segregation protein ScpA, which encodes MSESQVDNIAQAPVNILFNPNTVIKKDVWEINIVQILEILIKILKKAGKKDLRVAGMAALSSSLIHRMKVERIFALQKAAMEKKPLNQRSDIDIQLLNIPYRHESTYPVTLEELMDLLENLIGTIANPRSRKGGQLRFEPVEVPDFKEYFVSLESIIGKYEELILRKLDVQGFGFLQAIIADLDSTDSIRCFFAILFLARDQKVDLEQVDEDIKITILRENLGA
- a CDS encoding response regulator translates to MATKKPDFDLALMHLRNNQNMAAYNMLTSIADSIKKSDPVKAALSLILASECKNRQNKDSSNEAIEAGKLFFAHAKKEKNYAAKSAFLCAAKCFLKAGKYDNAKDAFEKSKEHSLEETVSETRPIIIVDDSKAIVLKIEGYLNNLGHTNIHSYYTGNDGLAGCKKMLKSNPIILLDMSLPDTNGDIIANKILSEKPDAQIILITADEKTTKRVKDTISSGVLAFIQKPFTIKEIKDALATAESEFSLSKK
- a CDS encoding inorganic phosphate transporter, with protein sequence MYELAIAAILAALFFDFINGFHDAANSIATVVGTRILKPLQAVSLAAAANFIGPFLFGVAVATTVGKGIINPDFVTIHIVIGALVGAIIWNLITWLWGFPSSSSHALIGGIIGAGIAGVGTHAILFDGLQKVAIGIVVSPVVGFIVAFGIATIIITAFAKRKPGKVNSVFGRLQLVSSTYFSLTHGANDGQKTMGIIALILLTEGITSSFEVPFYVIVMAAAAIGLGTFFGGWRIVKTMAVKITQLKPYQGFAAETGGATILAVLAHAGIPASTTHGISGSIMGAGSVRRLTAVRWGIGKRIVWAWIITIPASAGMAYAAMWLIKLFV
- a CDS encoding Lrp/AsnC family transcriptional regulator: MSGEAWSNLDKVDQKIIEILNTNARTPSKDIAVELRKSGHDVSDRTIRKRIERLEKSGIIKGYKAVLSDVAESNEHEAVFLKFKATKSLETLKESVREHVASLPYYLMIANMDSEWNMLAILKVERGLKNPSSKIIERFSEDIIDYRITKIDFKNVNIVNMALLLL
- a CDS encoding translation initiation factor IF-5A; this translates as MSKPADLGSLKIGSYILLPVSDQPSGEPCRIIEYDTSKPGKHGAAKARIVGVGIFDGQKRPHVSPVSMQVHIPLIDKRSGQIISITGDQIQLMDSETFETIDVQMIDEEVQGKLEQGQTVEYWKVMDRTKIMRIKS
- a CDS encoding alcohol dehydrogenase gives rise to the protein MKAARIMEPQKALEISDVPTPHPKDNEVLVKVKAVGVCHSDLHLWEGGYDTGDGFMKVTDRGVKFPVIPGHEIVGTVSEIGSSVQGIAVGDNVLVYPWIGCGNCVACRVGNDNLCDAPRSMGVFQNGGYAEYALVPHFKFLAKVTGIDLDGAASLACSGLTAYTAVKKSNATSQHNMVIFGAGGLGLMGVQIARAITNANIIIVDIDDAKLQAAKELGADHMVNSKDPDAVQKIMSLCNGKGADCVIDFVNAPPTVKMGLAVIRKRGIMTLVGLFGGSIDLSLVSIPLKAITIQGAYTGNYNDMIELLNLAKRGVINPIVSKRYSLSDANTALEDLKSRKILGRAIINP
- a CDS encoding DUF47 domain-containing protein produces the protein MGQWLSWVKSNEKEILTILDNLAIKAKETAEQLVNLLANMDKSSHYQEEIKKLEREADELTRSIFAELNKTFITPLDREDIQRIASKTDDVIDYIEGIAGRIKSYHVTSTPPYMLDIAKELLNAIKEVELLISRLKTVKVDKSLIDHCRKISDIEHNIDDLYRTAVGELFEKNDAITIIKLKDIYEAIESASDRCLDVADVIEDIVLKYT
- a CDS encoding P-II family nitrogen regulator: MKRIEAIIPSNRLNLIVAAIEEMGVSGITTIESKGRGKAARPSLRSSRGTSTQIAEYNSLITIITIVEDSRVDQIIGTILNVASTGSSGDGKIFISSVDDIIDIQTKKKDIV
- a CDS encoding 30S ribosomal protein S8e, whose product is MKLSVENLATSKITGGRRVPLKTRRKYDMDRFPNEAVSGPQVTVTRQVRANHTKTGLKTIDTVNLAIAGGKVKKTKILKVLENATNSDYQRRGVISKGAILETEDGKCRVVSRPGQQGQVNAILIK
- a CDS encoding P-II family nitrogen regulator; this translates as MKKIEAIIRSQNFVTLKDKLSKVGTFLIAKHEISNNDIFDSQKGSKIGSTNLKSIPLIKVELVVPDVDANKVIRIISQSSGIKPSDGGKIFVSEMTEIVDMQTLEGQKELEPTIPQTRRSRLVPLQKFTLTKVEEFYEQNKQSLQENYKIKSFSDFVNFCILEYLPTLQQKTKKSVYDLNPIKF
- the scpB gene encoding SMC-Scp complex subunit ScpB, which codes for MKVEDDNEATSRLEAALYSAGRPLSVEELIKASGTESRTKTLAIISAIEKKTKSAFRAIEIATLPDGSYVMQLKPEMNDTVRKFASRPILAKATLKTLSYIAYMQPISSKHLVETRGSGVYSHLKELEQLDFISHQNVGRLKIFTTTSKFQKYFGISGDTDILKQILFKKRKTTPSPQTITQQA